A region of the Marmota flaviventris isolate mMarFla1 chromosome 3, mMarFla1.hap1, whole genome shotgun sequence genome:
GTCTGGCTTTAGAAGCTGGCAGTATTGCCTCAGCAACATGTTTATTCGAGGAagtttagaaaatacagaaaagtggTTGGGTGAGCATGTAATCCCTGCTGTTTGGGTGACCAGGataggaagactgcaagttcaaggctacccTGAGCCAGttagagagaaaatgaaataaaaataataacaaaataaaaggggAATCAATAGAGCAGAGCAAGTGGATTGGGGGAGTGAGGGTAGAGAATAAGAGGAGGTACAGGGCAGTGAGATTGATCaattatgtacatgtacaaatatggcataatattcccactattttttaaaactttaaaaatattttttatttatagatggacacaatgcctttattcattcatatatccTTTGCTACAGTAGGCTTTTTGGCTTTACATTCTGTGTTAATTGCTTTTTCTCATTTGATAGTGGTTCACagcattttttcttcatattagcttagacttctcttcttttttaaatagatgcTCAGTATTATTTTACACTGTGATAATTTGCTTAAACAGCCTCCTTTCAGTGTATGCTTACTGTTATCATAAATACTACTATAATGGATATCCCTGCATATAGATAAGCTTTTGCAAATTTGTGGCTTAGGGTAAGTTCCTGTTGAATAACTGAGTATGTATACTTCAAGTTTTCATATTATTAAATGATCCTATTGAAGATTTTCCAGCAGCATGAAGTAGGGTCTAATTCCCCAAATCCAAAGCAACACATCAAACTGAGTAAAAAAGTCTTTGACTTATAACAGGTAAAAATGACATTTgaggggctatagctcagtggtagagaacttgcctaatgtgtgaggcactgggtttgatcctcagcaccacataaaaatgaatacataaaatattgcgtgcatctacaagtaaaaacatactttttaaaaaaatgatatttaaactgggcacagtggcacacgctgtaatcccagcagtttgggaggctgaggcaggaggatcgagagttcaaagccagcctcagcaaaagtgaggcactatgcaactcagtgagtcccctatctctaaataaaatacaaagtagggctggggatgtgactcagtgattgaggggccctgagttgaatccctggtactctGCTCCCCCAAAATGATATCTCACTTTAGTAAGCTGTTTAAATTAATTTGAGCATTTTGATCCTGTAACTGgctattataatttatatttctgctCATTGctcatttctctctcctttctacaattaaataaacatactgattttattgaTTAGTAATGTCTTTTAACATAATGGAAATTAATCCTTTTTCTATCCTCTTGGCAAATACTTTTTTCCAGTTTgtgtttatatttgaaatttgtatATAAGACCTTTTTCTCTGTAGcagttttagaattatttttcatatttagattTATAAATTCTTCCCTTTATAGTTTTTAAGATTTAAAGAATTCAAACATGTCTTCTCTAGTAGTTTACTCATTACATTAGAATCCACCTGAAGTTAATAGGGCTGCCCTTAGGGATTAGGATACTACCAACTcgtccttctctcctccccatcACTCACCGGCCTCAGCACTCTGCACACCTCACGGAGCATCTGTTCCTGGTTCTCCACGGAGCACAGaaccaaggtgcagaccaccacATCCACAGAACTGTCAGCCACCTGGTGCATGTTCTCCCCAGCAGCCACCAAGAAGCGCTCGAACTGCAGGTGTCTGTTCTCTGCAATGCTCTTGAATAAGAACTTCTCAAAGTTGGGGTTGGGATCAACACAGGTCACTCTGCATCCAGGTGGATAGAACTTGAAGTTGGTCCCAGTGCCGCACCCTACCTCTAGCAGGGAGAGCTTCCCGGAGGGGCCTGCAAAGTCCTGCAGATTGCTGAAGAGCTCCTGCTTCTTGCCTGCCATCTGTTTATTGTACATCACACAGAACCTTACCAAGAAGTAGGGAAACCATTTTTTGCATATCCAGCCCCATAAGCCGAGAAAGTTAAGCAAGTACATGGGAAGCGACAGGATTCGGACGGCCAGCTGGAGGATA
Encoded here:
- the LOC114104012 gene encoding thiol S-methyltransferase TMT1A; protein product: MAFTVFILQLAVRILSLPMYLLNFLGLWGWICKKWFPYFLVRFCVMYNKQMAGKKQELFSNLQDFAGPSGKLSLLEVGCGTGTNFKFYPPGCRVTCVDPNPNFEKFLFKSIAENRHLQFERFLVAAGENMHQVADSSVDVVVCTLVLCSVENQEQMLREVCRVLRPGGAFFFIEHVADKHSTWNYFWQQVVEPAWYLVFDGCYLTRESWKALERASFSKLKLQHIQAPLSWVLVRPHVYGYAVK